Proteins encoded in a region of the Paenibacillus sp. W2I17 genome:
- a CDS encoding extracellular solute-binding protein, which yields MPTTRKPWKILLSSALVLTLLAGCSNSNEGEANNNLGKVAVNNEGFPIVNEPVTLSLMAPDVGIQNWENMAVLQQMQEKTGITLEYKNAPKDSFETKKNLVLASGDYPDILYAAGLTTAEQMNYGEQGILIPLEDLIDEYAPNFKALLEENPDVRKSITAPDGHIYSLPVVELSQHWYRNPMWYNGDFLKALNIDKLPETTEELYTYLKRVKEEDPNGNGIADEIPISSVTTPAANLRDIRTWLLGAFGIYEEEIYVDDADKVHYTPLEEGYKEYLTYMNRLWSEDLLDHESFSQTAEQKKAKAQNNQIALFSDWHAYMSKGGEPSTADPMFAPVHSESVAAPAIAKNRGITSGAFAITQSNPAPEASIRWVDYLYSYEGAMFFNKGPEGILWEYTDKENRVKQYLPVPDGKEMEDYRATLTPNYGIPAPTLSMDDINKGLKTDFDLWVEQETKQKLLDKGARIPFPTLFLTVEEQTEISSLNSDLKTYVNQMEAKFITGAEPLTGWDNYVATVKKMGGERMVEINQAAYDRWKSVPEH from the coding sequence ATGCCGACCACACGCAAACCATGGAAGATTCTGCTATCTTCGGCTTTAGTTCTTACACTACTGGCAGGCTGCAGCAATTCAAACGAAGGTGAAGCGAACAACAATCTCGGAAAAGTCGCTGTGAACAATGAAGGTTTCCCGATTGTTAATGAACCCGTTACTCTGTCGCTTATGGCGCCAGATGTAGGGATTCAGAACTGGGAGAACATGGCGGTGCTTCAGCAGATGCAGGAGAAGACCGGTATTACGCTGGAATACAAGAATGCACCGAAGGACAGCTTCGAAACCAAGAAAAATCTGGTGCTCGCCAGTGGGGATTACCCGGATATCCTCTATGCTGCCGGTTTGACAACTGCAGAGCAGATGAATTACGGAGAGCAGGGTATCCTTATTCCACTGGAGGATCTGATTGATGAGTATGCTCCGAATTTCAAGGCGCTGCTGGAGGAGAATCCGGATGTCCGCAAATCAATCACTGCACCGGACGGTCATATCTATTCCTTGCCGGTAGTAGAACTTAGCCAGCACTGGTATCGCAATCCGATGTGGTATAACGGGGATTTCCTGAAGGCACTAAATATCGATAAACTTCCCGAAACGACAGAGGAGTTGTATACCTATCTGAAACGTGTGAAAGAGGAAGATCCAAACGGTAATGGCATAGCCGATGAAATTCCAATTTCTTCGGTGACCACACCCGCTGCGAACCTCCGCGATATTCGTACATGGCTGCTTGGAGCTTTCGGCATTTATGAAGAAGAAATTTATGTGGACGACGCAGACAAGGTGCATTATACACCGCTTGAAGAAGGCTACAAGGAATATCTGACCTACATGAACCGCCTGTGGTCTGAAGACCTACTGGATCATGAGAGCTTCTCACAAACAGCGGAGCAAAAAAAGGCCAAAGCACAGAACAATCAAATCGCCCTCTTTTCGGACTGGCATGCCTACATGAGCAAAGGTGGAGAGCCTTCGACGGCAGATCCGATGTTTGCACCTGTCCACAGTGAATCAGTTGCTGCTCCAGCGATTGCAAAGAACAGGGGGATTACAAGCGGCGCTTTTGCTATCACGCAGAGTAATCCTGCGCCGGAAGCCTCTATACGCTGGGTGGATTATCTCTATTCCTATGAGGGTGCCATGTTCTTTAATAAAGGTCCAGAGGGCATTCTCTGGGAGTACACCGATAAAGAGAACCGTGTCAAACAGTACTTGCCGGTACCAGACGGCAAGGAAATGGAAGATTATCGAGCAACGCTGACACCTAACTACGGCATTCCCGCTCCAACCCTGTCCATGGATGATATTAATAAGGGGCTGAAGACAGACTTTGACCTCTGGGTAGAGCAGGAGACCAAGCAGAAGCTTCTTGATAAAGGGGCACGAATTCCGTTCCCAACGCTGTTCCTTACCGTGGAAGAGCAGACCGAAATCAGTAGCCTGAATTCTGATTTGAAGACATATGTGAATCAGATGGAGGCGAAATTCATCACCGGAGCCGAGCCGCTTACGGGCTGGGACAATTATGTGGCGACTGTCAAAAAAATGGGCGGAGAGCGTATGGTTGAAATCAACCAGGCTGCATATGATCGCTGGAAATCCGTCCCTGAACATTAA
- a CDS encoding glycosidase — translation MQITRHPNNPIVVPGGYEWRKVTVFNPAVIIDNGKFYMIERTAGSLTPCKNYLGLLESEDGVNFTHVKDEPIVTPDMLGFPYGSVQDPRIVKIDGTFYLNYALRPCAMSYYPTGAGVPLRSIPEYPDGWGDEEGHWLTRSSILKSDNLLDWEYVADTTPLDINDRDNILFPEKIGGKFVLLRRPEEYVGEAYGTDKAAMWITYSEDLVNWEEPKLLATAQNLSWESRKIGGSTPPIRTDKGWLVLYHGVDEDIVYRVGAMLLDLEQPEKIIARTHHFIMEPETYYEKFGFQIPNVIFPTGNVVKDGLLYIYYGVTDTAIALATVPLDELVEHILQEGQQQNKP, via the coding sequence ATGCAAATCACGAGACATCCGAATAATCCCATTGTTGTCCCGGGCGGTTATGAATGGCGCAAGGTTACGGTTTTCAACCCTGCGGTTATCATCGATAACGGCAAATTTTATATGATTGAGCGCACCGCTGGTTCCCTAACCCCATGCAAAAATTACTTGGGCCTGCTTGAGAGTGAAGACGGGGTGAACTTTACCCACGTGAAGGATGAGCCGATTGTGACACCTGATATGCTGGGATTCCCTTATGGCAGTGTACAGGACCCGCGGATTGTCAAAATTGACGGAACTTTCTATCTGAACTACGCCCTTCGCCCCTGTGCTATGAGTTACTATCCTACCGGGGCAGGCGTCCCCCTTCGCTCTATTCCGGAATATCCGGACGGGTGGGGGGACGAGGAGGGACATTGGTTAACCCGGTCCTCCATCTTGAAATCAGATAATCTGCTGGACTGGGAGTATGTGGCGGACACGACACCTCTTGATATTAATGACCGGGACAACATTCTGTTCCCCGAGAAAATAGGCGGTAAATTCGTACTGCTGCGCCGCCCAGAGGAATATGTGGGAGAAGCCTACGGTACGGATAAGGCGGCCATGTGGATTACCTACTCCGAGGATCTCGTGAACTGGGAAGAGCCCAAGCTGCTAGCTACCGCTCAGAACCTCTCCTGGGAATCGCGGAAGATTGGTGGCTCTACGCCCCCGATACGTACGGACAAGGGCTGGCTGGTGCTCTACCATGGTGTCGATGAGGACATTGTCTACCGTGTGGGGGCCATGTTGCTGGATTTGGAGCAGCCGGAGAAAATCATTGCCCGGACGCATCATTTTATTATGGAGCCAGAGACGTACTATGAGAAATTTGGGTTCCAAATCCCAAATGTCATCTTCCCGACCGGAAATGTGGTCAAAGATGGACTGCTCTATATCTATTACGGGGTAACAGATACGGCGATTGCTCTTGCAACAGTTCCCCTGGATGAGCTGGTGGAGCACATTCTCCAGGAAGGGCAGCAGCAAAATAAACCATAA
- a CDS encoding helix-turn-helix domain-containing protein, whose protein sequence is MYVFPGTGAQIFGVEFSVKDQFALIISLPGDTDKPIQSQLEQVIEAIQTVIREHSQLSLSIGVGMVYRDLARLNQSFIEAAAALEHRIIRRSGQVTYFEQLAELNPSATESFWIPRKSMLKLEQSLKQGNESVAVQMIADTIHTIKDEPLQVHLLRCICFDLLNAFLRTASELGMNEVFANMPELTSFETLEELESRLLSLAADICAQVELNTKTSESTLMDDVLAYVDQQFADYTISLEHVALKFAISTSYLSRSFKEKTGSNFSQYIWQRRMDEVIRLLENTSAPLKEIIEQVGYMDAPNFIRKFKKEIGLTPGQYRKEHALRGVTTKRPV, encoded by the coding sequence ATGTATGTCTTCCCGGGTACCGGCGCTCAGATCTTCGGTGTAGAATTCTCGGTTAAGGACCAGTTTGCCCTGATTATTTCACTTCCCGGTGATACTGACAAGCCGATTCAAAGCCAACTGGAACAGGTCATTGAAGCCATTCAAACGGTGATCCGCGAGCACTCGCAGCTATCTCTGAGTATAGGTGTCGGCATGGTCTATAGGGACTTGGCCCGGCTTAACCAATCCTTCATTGAAGCCGCTGCAGCTCTGGAGCACCGGATCATCCGGCGCAGCGGTCAGGTGACTTATTTCGAGCAGCTTGCAGAGCTGAATCCTTCTGCTACCGAGAGCTTTTGGATTCCGCGCAAATCCATGCTGAAACTGGAGCAGAGTCTAAAGCAGGGCAACGAATCAGTAGCTGTCCAAATGATTGCCGATACCATTCATACGATCAAAGACGAGCCGTTGCAGGTTCATCTACTGCGCTGCATCTGTTTTGATCTGCTGAACGCTTTTCTACGCACCGCCTCCGAGCTTGGTATGAACGAAGTGTTCGCCAATATGCCTGAATTGACCTCCTTCGAAACACTTGAAGAGCTGGAGAGTCGTTTGCTCAGTCTGGCCGCTGACATTTGCGCACAGGTGGAGCTAAATACGAAGACAAGCGAGTCAACATTAATGGATGACGTTCTGGCTTACGTGGATCAACAGTTTGCAGACTACACAATCAGTCTAGAGCATGTGGCGCTTAAATTTGCCATTTCAACTTCTTATTTAAGCCGGAGCTTCAAAGAGAAGACCGGCAGCAATTTCTCACAATATATCTGGCAGCGGCGTATGGATGAGGTCATCCGGTTGCTGGAGAACACTAGCGCACCGCTCAAAGAAATTATCGAGCAAGTCGGTTATATGGATGCGCCAAATTTCATCCGCAAGTTCAAAAAAGAAATCGGTCTGACGCCAGGGCAGTATCGCAAGGAACATGCCTTGAGAGGGGTTACTACGAAAAGACCTGTTTAA
- a CDS encoding cache domain-containing protein, which produces MANSALKPSLLNRFKFSWNHFKSRLLLKYAFSYILIFLIPLTGVTIFVYENAVKGLRVEIEQSNVNQLNQVKSTIDNRMNELQEIAGRIAYDKHLTPYMVQHPYYSLEAIQALANYKASSSIAEDLLLFFHNDANIYSYRGLANLDVTFDSLYQFEHWNPEELRQDLNETRQPLVRPAENVKVNSRMESMLVMLVPVKPNDPFPYGTVIYLMKESNLTGVMDSILSDFSGSSYIFSPSGEVLTANSHGINLPQDEIENLATLEPGIHNLKMDGEQYSVVSVQSEENGWTYVTTMPSFQFFSRVAHVQTLVLIVFCITVITGIAAALLLAKRQYHPIRDLMDKMKGSGDDAPKLRNEWEWIRQTLHNYSVKIDFQEPFVRNQCMLLLLKHGKPDDPEIEQMILSAGFRHPQGQGLYFSAILSWDDTVPGGKSWQERHLLQDILSNVCLPGYRRSDLRCRILG; this is translated from the coding sequence ATGGCAAATTCGGCACTCAAGCCATCCCTGCTCAACAGATTCAAGTTCAGCTGGAATCATTTCAAATCAAGGCTTCTGCTGAAATATGCCTTTTCTTACATTCTAATATTTCTTATCCCTCTGACAGGTGTAACTATTTTTGTATATGAAAACGCTGTCAAAGGGTTGCGTGTAGAGATTGAACAATCAAATGTCAATCAGCTTAACCAGGTGAAGAGCACTATAGATAACCGTATGAATGAACTTCAGGAAATAGCGGGGAGAATCGCCTATGACAAACACCTGACCCCTTATATGGTACAGCATCCCTATTATAGCTTGGAGGCGATTCAGGCGCTGGCCAATTACAAAGCTAGCAGCAGCATTGCAGAGGATTTGCTTCTCTTTTTCCATAACGATGCCAACATCTATTCATACCGTGGTCTGGCTAATCTTGATGTCACCTTTGATAGTCTCTATCAGTTCGAGCATTGGAATCCGGAAGAATTGCGGCAGGACTTGAATGAAACTAGGCAGCCCCTGGTCCGTCCCGCTGAGAACGTGAAGGTTAATTCCCGAATGGAGTCGATGCTTGTCATGCTTGTGCCCGTTAAACCGAATGACCCGTTTCCATATGGGACCGTTATTTATTTAATGAAAGAATCCAACCTTACCGGGGTCATGGATTCGATTTTGAGTGATTTTTCAGGAAGCAGTTATATTTTCAGTCCTTCCGGAGAGGTGTTGACCGCGAACAGCCATGGCATCAACCTCCCCCAGGACGAAATTGAGAATTTAGCTACACTTGAGCCCGGTATTCACAATTTGAAGATGGATGGAGAACAATACTCCGTTGTTTCAGTCCAATCTGAAGAAAATGGCTGGACCTATGTGACCACGATGCCAAGCTTCCAATTTTTCAGCCGTGTCGCCCATGTCCAGACCCTCGTCCTGATCGTCTTCTGTATTACCGTCATTACTGGCATAGCTGCTGCGCTGCTGTTAGCCAAACGCCAGTACCATCCGATTAGGGATTTAATGGACAAGATGAAAGGCAGCGGCGATGATGCTCCCAAGCTCCGCAATGAATGGGAATGGATACGCCAGACCCTCCACAATTACAGTGTGAAAATTGATTTTCAGGAGCCCTTTGTCCGCAATCAGTGCATGCTGCTGTTACTCAAGCACGGCAAGCCGGATGATCCGGAGATCGAACAAATGATCCTTAGCGCAGGATTCAGGCATCCTCAAGGACAAGGGCTATATTTCTCGGCTATTTTGTCCTGGGATGATACTGTGCCCGGCGGCAAGTCCTGGCAGGAACGCCATCTGTTGCAGGATATACTCAGCAATGTATGTCTTCCCGGGTACCGGCGCTCAGATCTTCGGTGTAGAATTCTCGGTTAA
- a CDS encoding amidohydrolase/deacetylase family metallohydrolase, translating to MDIAIQDGIITAITPPGQAEGENELDCSGLYVSSGWIDLHVHAVQELDPYGDDIDEIGVKQGVTTLVDAGSCGADRIGAFYTARLQAATQVFALLNISSIGLERTDELSQLEWIDRAKVLEAAAAYPDFIVGLKARISQSVVKDSGIQPLKLARTLSEETKLPLMVHIGSAPPAISDVLELLQSGDVITHYLNGKSNNLFHADGTPLQELLDAAARGVHLDVGHGTASFSFRIAEQAKVAGIALNTISTDIYRGNRMNGPVYSMSNVLTKFLYLGYSLEEVIRAVTRSPAEWLGKPELGQIRVGQQANLTLFSLEAGEKQLEDSEGDVRVTQHYIEAKGVYANGSLITG from the coding sequence ATGGATATCGCCATTCAGGACGGGATCATCACTGCCATTACACCGCCAGGCCAGGCTGAAGGAGAAAATGAGCTGGATTGTTCAGGGTTATATGTGTCCAGTGGGTGGATTGATCTGCATGTACATGCCGTCCAGGAGCTTGATCCCTATGGCGATGATATCGACGAAATTGGTGTGAAGCAGGGGGTAACAACGCTTGTAGATGCCGGAAGCTGCGGTGCAGATCGAATTGGAGCTTTCTATACCGCAAGACTACAGGCTGCTACACAAGTATTTGCTCTGTTGAACATTTCAAGCATCGGGCTCGAACGGACGGATGAACTGTCGCAGTTGGAATGGATTGACCGGGCAAAGGTCCTGGAGGCGGCAGCGGCTTATCCTGATTTCATTGTTGGTCTGAAAGCCCGCATCAGCCAAAGTGTCGTCAAAGACAGCGGCATACAGCCACTCAAGTTGGCACGCACACTCTCGGAAGAAACGAAGCTTCCGCTCATGGTTCACATCGGTTCTGCTCCGCCCGCGATCTCTGATGTGCTCGAGCTACTACAGTCGGGCGATGTAATCACCCATTACCTTAACGGCAAGTCCAACAATCTGTTTCATGCGGACGGCACACCGCTGCAAGAACTGCTGGATGCAGCTGCTCGGGGAGTTCATCTGGATGTGGGGCATGGCACAGCGAGCTTCTCCTTCCGGATTGCAGAACAGGCCAAGGTTGCAGGCATTGCGCTGAATACAATCAGTACTGACATTTATCGAGGCAACCGTATGAATGGTCCGGTATACAGTATGTCGAATGTGCTGACGAAATTTCTGTACCTCGGCTACAGTCTGGAAGAGGTCATCCGTGCGGTTACAAGAAGTCCAGCGGAGTGGCTCGGTAAGCCGGAGCTCGGGCAGATTAGGGTGGGACAGCAGGCGAACCTGACTTTGTTTTCCCTGGAAGCAGGCGAAAAGCAACTTGAGGACTCGGAAGGTGATGTCCGGGTCACGCAACACTATATTGAGGCTAAAGGAGTCTATGCTAATGGGTCACTCATTACAGGCTAA
- a CDS encoding DgaE family pyridoxal phosphate-dependent ammonia lyase encodes MGHSLQAKYGLKRVINASGRMSILGVSAPTDSVMDAMKQGGQRYVEIADLVDKSGEYIAQLLGSESAVVVNSASSGIALSVAAIVTAGDPRLSLRLHQEPILKNEIIMLKGHNVQYGAPVETMIFLGGGRVVEVGYANEGRKEHIDQAIGEHTAAIFYVKSHHAVQKNMISVEEAWEVAQRRGVPLIVDAAAEEDLHKYIQLSDLAIYSGSKAIEGPTSGIVAGKKTYVEWLKVQLHGIGRSMKVGKETVFGLLQALDEYQDKADNSEREKQMLEALQPLDRLPGVSVRIVQDEAGRLIFRGRVQIDSSLAGVDAKKVNDQLREGVIAVYTRDYGVKQGYFDIDPRSLQGDDMQVIVSRLHEIVGGKPE; translated from the coding sequence ATGGGTCACTCATTACAGGCTAAATATGGATTGAAGCGTGTTATTAACGCCAGTGGAAGAATGAGCATTCTTGGCGTTTCCGCACCAACGGATTCAGTCATGGATGCGATGAAACAGGGCGGACAGCGTTACGTGGAAATTGCGGATCTTGTGGACAAATCCGGAGAATATATTGCACAGTTACTTGGTTCGGAAAGCGCGGTTGTGGTGAACTCCGCATCCAGTGGTATTGCACTGTCAGTGGCAGCCATTGTGACTGCCGGAGATCCGCGTCTCAGCCTTCGTCTGCACCAGGAGCCGATATTGAAAAATGAAATTATTATGCTAAAGGGCCATAATGTGCAATATGGAGCGCCGGTCGAAACCATGATATTTCTTGGCGGCGGCCGGGTAGTGGAAGTCGGGTATGCCAATGAAGGCCGCAAGGAACATATCGATCAGGCGATCGGTGAACACACTGCAGCCATTTTTTATGTTAAATCCCATCACGCTGTCCAGAAGAACATGATTTCTGTGGAAGAGGCCTGGGAGGTTGCACAGCGTAGAGGGGTGCCGCTGATTGTTGATGCGGCAGCGGAAGAGGATCTGCACAAATATATCCAACTTTCGGATCTGGCCATTTACAGCGGTTCGAAAGCTATCGAAGGCCCTACTTCCGGCATTGTCGCTGGCAAAAAGACATACGTGGAGTGGCTTAAGGTACAGCTACACGGGATTGGCCGCAGCATGAAGGTTGGTAAAGAGACCGTTTTTGGGTTACTTCAAGCGCTAGATGAATACCAGGACAAAGCGGATAATAGTGAACGAGAGAAGCAGATGCTGGAGGCTCTTCAGCCACTGGATAGACTTCCTGGTGTTTCGGTCCGCATCGTGCAGGATGAAGCCGGCAGATTGATTTTCCGGGGGCGCGTCCAGATTGATTCCTCTCTTGCTGGGGTGGATGCGAAGAAAGTGAATGACCAGTTACGTGAAGGCGTAATTGCGGTATATACCCGAGACTATGGCGTCAAGCAGGGTTATTTCGATATTGATCCAAGGTCGTTACAAGGGGATGATATGCAGGTCATCGTCAGCAGATTACATGAAATCGTGGGAGGTAAACCAGAATGA
- a CDS encoding KDGP aldolase codes for MSHIQQFLYKNRAAINVLAGSIGNAKDVYEAAEGYVLIGVLSKNYATSEEAVVAMTEYGQAIQDAVSIGLGAGDSRQAAVVAEIAASYPGSHINQVFPAVGATRANLGPKDSWINCLVSPCGQPGYVNISTGPISSVTTPQANVPVHAAIALVRDMGGNALKYYPMQGLKLEEEYRAVAKACGEAAFALEPTGGIDLDNFGPILEIALQAGVPRVIPHVYSSIIESQTGSTNVQDVRRLLETMKSLVDRYA; via the coding sequence ATGAGTCATATTCAGCAGTTCCTGTATAAGAACAGGGCCGCAATTAATGTATTGGCCGGGAGTATCGGGAACGCCAAGGATGTGTACGAGGCTGCGGAAGGATATGTACTTATTGGTGTGCTCTCCAAAAATTATGCTACGTCGGAAGAAGCTGTAGTCGCCATGACTGAATATGGTCAGGCTATTCAAGATGCCGTATCTATCGGACTCGGGGCCGGAGACAGCCGTCAGGCTGCAGTTGTGGCGGAGATTGCCGCCAGCTATCCGGGAAGCCATATCAATCAGGTATTCCCTGCAGTCGGGGCAACCCGTGCCAATCTGGGACCTAAAGATAGTTGGATTAACTGCCTCGTATCTCCGTGCGGTCAGCCAGGTTATGTAAATATATCGACTGGCCCCATCAGTTCAGTAACCACTCCGCAGGCCAATGTTCCGGTTCATGCCGCCATTGCACTGGTTCGTGACATGGGAGGGAACGCGCTCAAATATTATCCGATGCAGGGGTTGAAGCTGGAAGAGGAGTACCGTGCTGTTGCCAAGGCTTGTGGAGAAGCGGCTTTTGCTCTGGAGCCTACAGGCGGAATTGATCTGGACAACTTTGGACCCATTCTAGAGATTGCACTACAGGCAGGCGTACCTCGGGTTATACCACATGTCTATTCTTCAATTATTGAGTCTCAGACCGGGAGTACGAACGTACAGGATGTCCGTAGACTGCTCGAAACAATGAAATCGCTGGTGGACCGGTATGCCTAG
- a CDS encoding sugar kinase — protein MPRVAAFGEVMMRLQVPGYETLVQSSRLEYSFSGSGVNVTAALARYGHNGALITTLPETPVGEAAIAYLRKLGVDTSLISQGGKHLGMYFLENGFGARPGRVTYTDRLGSSFNTADADNYDMKDLASRVDVLHLCGITLAMNDGVRKQMKRLAEEVKSAGGKVVFDCNYRPALWGTDGYVKARPHYEELLGLADLVLMNEKDAKCILGIGTGEYDRITQMKQAIPEVAKRFGIGTVAGTHREINADHTHSLTGYIYHQGTFVFSRKLTFPVYDRIGAGDVFASTIIHGELQQYPQEHTVNMAVAAAMLAHTTQGDTALFTENEVLRALSDHTSDIER, from the coding sequence ATGCCTAGGGTTGCTGCTTTTGGTGAAGTGATGATGCGGCTGCAGGTTCCGGGCTACGAAACGCTGGTCCAGAGCAGCAGGCTGGAGTATTCTTTTTCCGGTAGCGGGGTAAATGTAACGGCAGCACTAGCCAGATACGGCCATAACGGTGCTCTTATTACAACTTTGCCGGAAACTCCGGTGGGCGAAGCGGCTATCGCTTATCTGCGCAAGCTGGGGGTGGATACCTCACTTATTAGCCAGGGCGGTAAACACCTTGGAATGTACTTTCTGGAGAATGGCTTTGGAGCCCGCCCTGGCAGAGTTACTTACACAGACCGGCTGGGCAGCAGTTTCAATACCGCGGACGCAGACAATTATGATATGAAAGATCTTGCCTCCCGAGTCGACGTTCTTCATTTATGTGGCATTACGCTGGCTATGAATGATGGCGTGCGCAAGCAGATGAAACGGCTTGCTGAGGAAGTGAAGAGTGCTGGGGGTAAGGTTGTGTTTGATTGTAATTACCGTCCTGCATTATGGGGGACAGATGGTTATGTCAAGGCCCGCCCGCATTATGAGGAACTGCTGGGGCTGGCAGATCTGGTGTTAATGAATGAGAAGGATGCGAAGTGTATTCTTGGCATCGGAACCGGAGAATATGATAGAATAACACAGATGAAGCAAGCGATTCCTGAAGTTGCAAAGCGATTCGGAATCGGAACGGTAGCAGGAACTCACCGTGAGATTAACGCTGACCATACGCATTCCTTGACAGGATATATCTATCATCAAGGTACGTTCGTATTTTCCCGCAAGCTGACGTTCCCGGTGTATGACCGGATCGGTGCCGGCGATGTATTTGCTAGCACCATCATCCATGGGGAATTGCAGCAATATCCACAGGAACATACGGTTAATATGGCAGTGGCGGCAGCGATGCTGGCCCATACCACTCAAGGTGATACAGCGCTTTTTACCGAGAATGAGGTGCTCCGGGCGCTGTCGGACCATACCTCAGATATTGAAAGGTAG
- a CDS encoding GntR family transcriptional regulator → MSLKRKQGPLYQQIQKILKDRILHGVYPLGSIIPSEPQLEKEFGVSKMTVRGAVQELSQEGYVQKKSGVGTIVLRNTSHQKLSKGKRFTELLVEEGHKLEKKVLNSRLLTNDTGTEEYGRYGPYCQRIERLYTLNGQPYIHLIHFLAAAALPGGGKEEMNGDIQSLYDSLEENNILLENFKDRFFVEPAAPEVCQLLKIHPGTHVLKRLRNSFDGEGRLIEHSIGCYNTEHHHYLVNYDT, encoded by the coding sequence GTGTCTCTGAAGCGCAAGCAAGGTCCTTTATATCAGCAAATCCAAAAAATTCTCAAAGATCGGATTCTACATGGAGTATATCCTCTCGGAAGCATCATCCCCTCCGAACCGCAGCTGGAGAAAGAATTTGGCGTCAGCAAAATGACAGTCCGCGGTGCGGTCCAAGAGCTGTCCCAGGAAGGTTACGTGCAGAAAAAAAGCGGTGTTGGAACGATTGTGTTGCGCAATACCTCTCATCAGAAGCTCTCAAAGGGCAAACGGTTTACGGAGCTGCTCGTAGAAGAGGGCCATAAGCTGGAAAAGAAAGTTCTGAATTCCCGTTTACTCACCAATGATACCGGAACGGAGGAATATGGTCGCTACGGGCCGTATTGCCAGCGGATTGAAAGGCTCTACACTCTTAACGGACAACCTTATATTCATCTGATACACTTTTTGGCAGCAGCTGCATTGCCCGGCGGGGGCAAGGAAGAAATGAATGGAGACATCCAATCGCTGTATGACTCACTGGAGGAGAACAACATTTTGCTGGAGAACTTCAAAGACCGTTTCTTTGTAGAGCCGGCAGCTCCTGAGGTATGCCAACTACTGAAGATCCACCCGGGGACGCATGTGCTTAAGCGCCTCCGTAACTCCTTCGACGGAGAAGGCAGATTAATTGAGCACAGCATCGGCTGTTATAACACGGAACATCATCATTATCTGGTTAATTACGACACTTGA